The DNA window GGAAGGAGATCGCGCATGGCCTGGATCTGTCTTTTTGCGGCCGGTATCCTGGAGATCGTCTGGGCATTCTCGATGAAGAAGTCCGCCGGTTTCACGCTTGTCACCCCGACAATCATCACCCTCATCACGATGCTCGCCAGCTTCGGGCTGTTATCCGTGGCGATGAAGTCGCTTCCGCTCGGCACGGCCTACACGATCTGGACGGGGATCGGTGCCGTTGGCGCATTCGTCGTCGGGATCGTCGTTCTGGGAGAGGCGATCACGCCGGCCCGGATCATTGCGGCGCTTCTCATCATCAGCGGCATCATCATGATGAAGCTGGCCAGCGCCGACTAGACCGCCGCCGAAAGGAACGGCCTCCGGATGCCCAAAAGGTCGGGTCTTCCACGGTCGGGGCGGCAATCTGAGGCGTCCAGACAGGCCAGTCGCTGGGTCATGGACAGTCCTTGGTGGGAGGAGCTTTGACAATTGCCATGGATTGCGTTCTCGGCGCGTCGCGCCGCTATCGGCCGGGCTGACAGCCGAGCATGGCGATCGGGGCGCAAGGATCATCTTCCGATCAAGATCGCGGCTCCGGCATCCGGGCGGAGGCGTGCATTCCCGGTCAGGGCGGCGGCCGTCGGGTCTTCCCGGACCTTGCCGGACCTGCCGGAGCAGAGCCCGGAAGGCGAAGATATTGCGACCGGCGACAGAGCCTGTGACCTGCGATGCGGTCCCTTAGGGCCGTCCTGCGGTGCGGGGGTGTCATGCTCCCGGGAGCGCTCCCCCCGATCGGCCGGGAAACGGCCCCGGAGGTGGCCCGGGCAAAGCCCCCCCGACCATGCCCGGGCAAATGCTCTGCCTGGCCCATATCCGTCCCGGGCAGAGCGTGCCTCGGGGGCGGGCGCGGTTCAGGTCGCCGAATGCCAGCGCAATTCCCCCTCCCGTTCATCTCCCGGAGAGTGCAGGGGCGCGCGTGGAATCATGCCGAGATCCCCGGGCGCCACCGGCGATGTGGTGCACCTCTGCGCTCATCGTGAAAACGGTTGTCCGGCACCGGCGCGGTCCTGCGTATCCGCCTTGTCGGACATCCCGCGGAGAAGACGGCCCCGGCCGGTCGAAAGCGCCGGAGGCGCAAATGCAAAGCCTCTGTTGTGCAGCCGTCCTCCCGATCATGATCTCGCGTCCCGCCTTGTGGCCGGGAGGAAGGATGCGCAAGCGGGCCGTCCGGTTGGAAGCCCGGTCCAGACCCGGCAGATCACCCGATTGCGATCAGCGCGAGCGACGTCTGCGCCGGCTTCCGCCGCCATCGGCATTGAAGACGACATCTGGCAGATCCAGCCGGCGGGCGAGTTCCGGGAACGGATCCGAGGCATGGGGCAGGGCATTCGCGGCCACGAAATGCTCCTGGAACCTGGGCTCGGTCGCGGTCTCGACCTTTTCGATCCTGCGCACGATCTCTTCGATCCTGCGCCGTGCGGCGATCGAACAAAGCGCAATCCGCGCACCGGTCCCGGCGGCATTTCCCGCGGACCGAACCCGATCCAGGGGGACGTCGGGGACCATGCCCAGCACCATGGCGTGCAGCGGGCTGATATGGGCACCGAAGGCCCCGGCCAGAACCACCCGCGCGACCCGGTCGACGCCGCGGCGGTCCATCAGCAGCCGCGCGCCAGCGTAAAGCGCTGCTTTCGCAAGCTGAATCGCCCGGATATCGGTTTGGGTCACGGCAA is part of the Rhodovulum sp. MB263 genome and encodes:
- a CDS encoding multidrug efflux SMR transporter, whose protein sequence is MAWICLFAAGILEIVWAFSMKKSAGFTLVTPTIITLITMLASFGLLSVAMKSLPLGTAYTIWTGIGAVGAFVVGIVVLGEAITPARIIAALLIISGIIMMKLASAD